A window from Ignavibacteriota bacterium encodes these proteins:
- a CDS encoding TonB-dependent receptor, giving the protein MKQILLIFLIFIFVKNNFSQKIIDYKIDSVVVSSNRIPLSFSEIGRSIEIISTKEIKNLPVTNIQELCDQISGIDLKQRGPENVQADVSIRGGSFEQTLILIDGIKLIDPQTGHHNFNLPINFSQIERVEFLKGQGSQIYGANAFSGVINFITKKSGVNNLGIDLSGGENNFYNFGFNASQNLGSTFHNLTFTKSKSDGYRTNTEFENYIFSVNNSFKFSNAILNTIYGYSDKNFGANSFYTIRFPNQAEKVKTNFASISADVDLLKIKIKPNLYWRNYNDEFVLNKFDESFYKNIHTTNSFGGEIQTSLNLFGEVTSFGIEFSKDIIESNNLGNHEREKKGIFIEQIFKPIDKIHISIAGFAYKYSSLNFKFWPGIDLSYSHKSNLKIFANFGKAFRIPTYTELFYKDPVTLGNSNLNPEESMNYEIGLNYLSDFGESNFSVFRKEGKNLIDYVLNEETNIWKAKNLTKINTNGFELGFSINLKNITNNIFDKIKIDYTYLNSDKINLGNQSRYNLEYLRNDLNVQIFNNLLLDIKQSWSINYEDRINFEDHFTIDTKLQKTILHFDVFFKVSNLLNKTFQEILGVPLPGRWIIGGVKFDLL; this is encoded by the coding sequence ATGAAACAAATTTTACTAATATTTTTAATATTCATTTTCGTAAAAAATAATTTTTCTCAAAAAATAATTGATTATAAAATTGATTCTGTTGTTGTTTCATCAAACAGAATTCCGCTTTCATTTTCAGAAATAGGAAGAAGTATTGAAATAATTTCAACCAAAGAAATTAAAAATCTTCCCGTTACAAATATTCAAGAATTGTGTGATCAAATAAGCGGAATTGATTTAAAACAGCGTGGACCGGAAAATGTTCAAGCTGATGTTTCAATTCGCGGAGGAAGTTTTGAGCAAACTTTAATTTTAATTGATGGAATAAAATTAATTGATCCGCAAACCGGACATCATAATTTTAATTTACCGATAAATTTTTCTCAAATTGAAAGGGTGGAATTCTTAAAGGGACAAGGTTCGCAAATATATGGCGCAAATGCTTTCAGCGGAGTTATAAATTTTATTACAAAAAAAAGTGGAGTAAATAATTTAGGAATTGATCTTAGTGGCGGTGAAAATAATTTTTACAATTTTGGATTTAATGCTTCACAAAATTTAGGAAGTACATTTCACAATTTAACATTTACAAAGTCCAAATCTGATGGTTACAGAACTAATACTGAATTTGAAAATTATATTTTTTCCGTTAACAATTCATTCAAATTTTCCAATGCAATTCTAAATACAATTTATGGATATTCAGATAAAAATTTTGGTGCAAATAGTTTTTATACAATTCGTTTTCCAAATCAAGCAGAAAAAGTTAAAACAAATTTTGCTTCAATTTCTGCAGATGTTGATTTACTCAAAATCAAAATAAAACCAAATTTGTATTGGCGAAATTACAATGATGAGTTTGTACTAAATAAATTTGATGAATCATTTTATAAAAATATTCATACAACAAATTCTTTTGGCGGAGAAATTCAAACTTCTCTAAATCTATTTGGAGAAGTTACAAGTTTCGGAATTGAATTTTCAAAAGATATAATTGAAAGTAATAATCTTGGAAATCATGAAAGAGAAAAAAAAGGAATTTTTATCGAGCAAATTTTTAAGCCAATTGATAAAATCCATATCAGCATTGCCGGGTTTGCTTATAAATATTCATCGCTAAATTTTAAATTCTGGCCTGGAATTGATTTGTCATATTCTCACAAAAGTAATTTAAAAATATTTGCAAATTTTGGAAAAGCGTTTCGCATACCGACTTACACAGAATTATTTTACAAAGATCCGGTTACATTGGGAAATTCAAATTTGAATCCTGAAGAATCAATGAATTATGAAATTGGTTTGAATTATTTATCAGATTTCGGGGAAAGTAATTTTTCTGTTTTTAGAAAAGAAGGAAAAAATTTAATTGATTATGTTCTGAATGAAGAAACTAATATTTGGAAAGCGAAAAATTTAACCAAAATAAATACAAACGGTTTTGAATTGGGATTTTCAATAAATCTAAAAAATATCACCAATAATATTTTTGATAAAATAAAAATCGATTATACTTATTTAAACTCTGATAAAATTAATTTGGGAAATCAATCGCGTTATAATTTAGAATATTTACGAAATGATTTAAATGTGCAAATTTTTAATAATCTTCTTTTGGATATTAAGCAAAGCTGGTCGATAAATTATGAAGACAGAATAAATTTTGAAGATCATTTTACAATTGATACCAAATTGCAAAAAACGATTTTACATTTTGATGTTTTTTTCAAAGTTTCTAATTTATTGAATAAAACTTTTCAAGAAATTCTCGGAGTTCCTTTACCGGGAAGATGGATTATTGGCGGAGTTAAATTTGATTTACTTTAG
- the rseP gene encoding RIP metalloprotease RseP, protein MVNSIIYFIITIAILVFVHELGHFLAARICKMRTDAFAIGFGQRLFGWNKINGFTFGNLAKDLDIQGHTDYKLCLLPLGGYVKIAGMVDESFDTKFANEEPQPYEFRAKPTYQKLFVITAGVLMNLLLAIAIFWGVNYFQGKQIMKTTSLGEVADTTLAYEAGFRSFDKIISVNGTKVNDWENLLNSLLIENLGKNVTVVVERNGSEFDFTAPRDILSKASQESDFFPIGDTKPLISNVMKDSPAEKAGLKSGDIFLDINNAKIKSTQQVISIISSNKEVELPIKVLREKDTILANVTPGSNGLIGINIGDAYLGDVERKDYSLGESFVKSVSNIGGYTALTFKMLGNVIRGDIAFENSFGGPVKIAKFASQSADAGIIPFLMFLALLSLSLAIINIMPFPVLDGGHFVIILIEGIIRRELPIKIKLAIQNFGFVILLMFMAYVIYTDIASL, encoded by the coding sequence TTGGTTAACTCAATAATTTATTTCATAATAACAATTGCTATTTTGGTTTTTGTTCATGAATTAGGACATTTTTTAGCAGCACGAATTTGCAAAATGCGAACAGATGCATTTGCTATTGGATTTGGACAACGTTTATTCGGCTGGAATAAAATAAATGGTTTTACATTTGGCAATCTTGCAAAAGATTTGGATATACAAGGTCATACGGATTATAAACTTTGTCTATTACCTTTGGGTGGATATGTAAAAATTGCCGGAATGGTTGATGAAAGTTTTGATACAAAATTTGCAAATGAAGAACCTCAACCTTATGAATTCAGAGCTAAGCCTACTTATCAAAAATTATTTGTAATTACCGCCGGAGTTTTGATGAATTTACTTCTCGCGATTGCAATTTTTTGGGGAGTAAATTATTTTCAAGGAAAACAAATAATGAAGACTACTTCACTTGGTGAAGTTGCTGACACAACGCTTGCTTATGAAGCCGGATTTAGATCTTTTGATAAAATAATTTCTGTGAACGGTACAAAAGTAAATGATTGGGAAAATTTATTAAATTCTTTATTGATTGAAAATCTTGGAAAAAATGTAACCGTTGTTGTAGAAAGAAACGGCAGCGAATTTGATTTTACTGCGCCAAGAGATATTTTATCAAAAGCTTCACAAGAATCAGATTTCTTTCCAATTGGAGATACAAAACCATTAATCAGCAATGTTATGAAAGATTCCCCAGCAGAAAAAGCCGGATTAAAAAGTGGAGATATATTTTTAGATATAAACAATGCTAAAATAAAATCGACTCAACAAGTAATTTCTATAATTTCATCAAATAAAGAAGTTGAATTACCTATAAAAGTTTTGCGAGAAAAAGATACAATTTTAGCAAATGTTACTCCGGGCTCAAACGGATTAATTGGAATTAATATAGGTGATGCATATTTAGGTGATGTTGAGAGAAAAGATTATTCTTTAGGTGAATCCTTTGTAAAAAGTGTTTCTAATATTGGCGGATATACTGCACTAACATTTAAAATGTTAGGAAATGTAATTCGCGGAGATATTGCTTTTGAAAATTCATTCGGCGGTCCAGTTAAAATTGCTAAGTTTGCTTCACAATCTGCTGATGCTGGAATAATTCCATTTTTAATGTTTTTAGCATTACTAAGTTTAAGTTTGGCAATAATTAATATTATGCCCTTCCCAGTTTTAGATGGCGGACATTTTGTAATTATTTTAATCGAAGGAATTATTAGAAGAGAACTTCCAATAAAAATAAAATTGGCAATACAAAATTTTGGATTTGTAATTTTGCTAATGTTTATGGCTTATGTTATTTATACAGATATTGCAAGTTTGTAA
- a CDS encoding 1-deoxy-D-xylulose-5-phosphate reductoisomerase has product MKKILILGSTGSIGISTLDVIRNFRDKFEVFGLTVNSNIELLKKQIDEFNPKFVVVKNGKYQELQNEVKNCKVLSGEEGLIEITKNGDYDILVSSLVGFAGLTPTLESIKRGKRIALANKETLVAAGEIVTSSAEKNNAEIIPVDSEHSAIFQCLVGEEKNNIEKLLVTASGGPFLKKSFSDLEKVTVEEALNHPNWNMGNKVTIDSSTMMNKGLEVIEAHWLFGLPKSKIDVVVHPQSIVHSMVEFIDGSIKAQLSLPDMKLPIQYALTYPERFGSNFVYTHFPTLKELTFFEPDLNKFKCLKLAFDSMEQGGTAPCILNAANEIAVEKFLNKNIRFTQIPELIDYALNNIDVSHNISFETILDCDRQTRKLVAEF; this is encoded by the coding sequence ATGAAAAAAATTCTAATTCTTGGTTCAACGGGATCGATAGGCATAAGCACTTTAGATGTTATCAGAAATTTTAGAGATAAGTTTGAAGTTTTTGGATTAACGGTAAATTCGAATATTGAACTACTAAAAAAACAAATTGACGAGTTTAATCCGAAATTTGTTGTTGTAAAAAATGGGAAATATCAAGAATTACAAAATGAAGTAAAAAATTGCAAAGTATTAAGTGGCGAAGAGGGATTGATTGAAATTACAAAAAACGGCGATTATGATATTTTAGTTTCATCATTAGTTGGTTTTGCTGGATTGACTCCAACTCTTGAAAGTATAAAAAGAGGAAAAAGAATTGCTCTCGCAAATAAAGAAACGTTAGTAGCAGCAGGTGAAATTGTAACTTCATCAGCAGAAAAAAATAATGCTGAAATAATTCCCGTTGATTCTGAGCATAGTGCAATTTTTCAGTGTTTAGTTGGTGAAGAAAAAAATAATATTGAAAAATTATTAGTAACTGCTTCAGGCGGGCCTTTTCTTAAAAAATCTTTTTCGGATTTAGAAAAAGTAACTGTTGAAGAAGCTTTAAATCACCCAAATTGGAATATGGGAAATAAAGTTACAATTGATTCTTCAACAATGATGAATAAAGGTTTGGAAGTAATTGAAGCTCATTGGCTCTTTGGATTGCCGAAAAGTAAAATTGATGTTGTTGTTCATCCTCAATCAATTGTTCATTCAATGGTAGAATTTATTGACGGAAGCATAAAAGCTCAATTAAGTTTGCCGGATATGAAATTACCGATTCAATATGCATTGACTTATCCGGAGAGATTTGGAAGTAATTTTGTATATACACATTTTCCAACTTTGAAAGAATTAACTTTTTTTGAGCCGGATTTAAATAAATTTAAATGTTTAAAATTAGCTTTTGATTCGATGGAACAAGGCGGAACTGCTCCTTGTATACTAAATGCGGCAAATGAAATTGCGGTTGAAAAGTTTTTAAATAAAAATATTAGATTTACACAAATTCCAGAATTAATCGATTATGCCTTGAATAATATTGATGTAAGTCATAATATTAGTTTCGAAACAATTTTGGATTGTGATCGTCAAACAAGAAAATTAGTAGCTGAATTTTAA
- a CDS encoding nitronate monooxygenase: MNRITKILQIKYPIIQAGMVWVSGWKLASAVSNNGGLGLIGSGSMKPELLREHIQKCKSATSKSFGVNLPLFRGDAEDLVKVILEENVKIVFTSAGHPGKFIDSFKKNNIVVIHVVPNLKFALKAESVGCDAIVGEGVEAGGHNGIDELTTFSLIPQLVESVKIPIIAAGGISNGNGILAALALGAEGVQIGTRFAITQESSAHENYKQSVINSKDVDTQLILKKIGMARVIKNKFSEEISKLENICADLETQKELLGKKREMKGIFEGNLDEGMLEASQSSGLINDIPSVEKLMERLINEYNLALQNLITL, translated from the coding sequence ATAAATAGAATTACTAAAATATTACAAATTAAATATCCTATAATTCAAGCCGGAATGGTTTGGGTTTCGGGATGGAAATTAGCTTCAGCCGTTTCAAACAATGGCGGATTGGGTTTGATAGGCTCCGGCTCAATGAAACCGGAATTGTTAAGAGAACATATTCAAAAATGTAAATCTGCAACTTCAAAATCTTTTGGAGTAAATTTACCTCTATTTCGCGGCGATGCTGAAGATTTGGTAAAAGTAATTTTAGAAGAAAATGTAAAAATTGTATTTACATCTGCCGGTCATCCGGGAAAGTTTATTGATTCATTTAAGAAAAATAATATCGTTGTTATTCATGTTGTTCCGAATTTAAAATTTGCATTAAAAGCAGAAAGTGTAGGATGCGATGCAATTGTTGGAGAAGGTGTAGAAGCCGGTGGTCATAATGGAATTGATGAGCTTACAACTTTTTCACTAATTCCCCAACTTGTTGAATCTGTAAAAATTCCCATAATTGCAGCCGGAGGAATTTCAAACGGGAATGGAATTCTAGCAGCACTGGCATTGGGCGCAGAAGGGGTTCAAATTGGAACTCGATTTGCAATAACTCAAGAATCTTCGGCACATGAAAATTATAAACAATCAGTAATTAATTCAAAAGATGTTGATACTCAACTCATTCTAAAGAAAATTGGAATGGCTCGCGTAATTAAAAATAAATTCAGTGAAGAAATTTCAAAACTTGAAAATATTTGCGCCGATTTGGAAACTCAAAAAGAATTACTTGGTAAAAAGCGGGAAATGAAAGGAATATTCGAAGGAAATTTGGACGAGGGAATGCTTGAAGCAAGTCAAAGTTCAGGATTGATAAATGATATTCCATCTGTTGAAAAATTAATGGAAAGATTGATTAACGAATACAATTTAGCATTACAAAATTTAATAACATTATAG